A window of Kineosporia sp. NBRC 101731 contains these coding sequences:
- a CDS encoding helix-turn-helix domain-containing protein produces the protein MAHPERTHGVRLTDPSVLRALAHPARLRMLDVLQERGGATATQCAEVVDLSASACSWHLRQLAAAGLVRDAGRRGDRRERVWEATVPAWNVDMATIDADPVEAQGLDLAVTQALLQASDTMVEGFVMRMAQDQEPQEWRDGGLVSNSTLRLSADELRDLTAGVMQLLAPYRLSARPEARPGDRTVHAALRFVPVSAPDGSGRSVDEQ, from the coding sequence ATGGCCCACCCGGAACGGACGCACGGCGTCCGGCTCACCGACCCTTCGGTCCTGCGAGCGCTGGCCCATCCCGCGCGGCTGCGCATGCTCGATGTTCTGCAGGAACGCGGTGGCGCAACGGCCACGCAGTGCGCCGAGGTGGTCGATCTCAGTGCCAGTGCGTGCTCCTGGCACCTGCGCCAGCTGGCCGCAGCGGGGTTGGTGCGCGACGCGGGTCGACGCGGTGACCGGCGGGAACGTGTGTGGGAGGCGACGGTGCCGGCGTGGAACGTGGACATGGCCACGATCGACGCCGATCCGGTCGAGGCTCAGGGGCTGGACCTGGCGGTGACCCAGGCATTGCTGCAGGCCTCCGACACGATGGTGGAGGGTTTCGTGATGCGTATGGCGCAGGATCAGGAACCCCAGGAATGGCGGGATGGCGGCCTGGTCAGCAACTCCACTCTGCGTCTGTCGGCGGACGAACTGCGTGATCTGACCGCCGGCGTGATGCAGTTGCTCGCCCCCTACCGGCTCAGCGCCCGACCTGAGGCCCGGCCGGGCGATCGCACGGTTCACGCCGCACTACGGTTCGTGCCGGTCTCGGCTCCTGACGGATCCGGCCGATCTGTTGACGAGCAGTAA